A genomic region of Candidatus Eisenbacteria bacterium contains the following coding sequences:
- a CDS encoding transposase produces the protein MKAMLIGCLFGITSEQRLIREIQVNLSYRRFLGLDLESEVWHATTFTKNRNQRFKESEIFRWLFDHAVAGAVTKGLVTGHHISQDGTLVRANCSFKSIEPITVTRSPKQYRKHVAKENPDTAEPAPAEAPADRTSPPTAGAGDGGRNPSQREAGTMKPAQQNRNECHPRRAHPAGAVRPRADRSPLLSTARH, from the coding sequence TTGAAGGCGATGCTGATCGGCTGCCTGTTCGGGATCACGTCGGAGCAGCGGTTGATACGCGAGATCCAGGTGAACCTGTCGTACCGGCGATTCCTGGGGCTGGACCTGGAGTCGGAGGTGTGGCACGCGACGACGTTCACGAAGAACCGCAACCAGCGGTTCAAGGAGAGCGAGATCTTCCGCTGGCTGTTTGACCACGCCGTGGCCGGGGCGGTGACGAAGGGGTTGGTGACCGGCCACCACATCAGCCAGGACGGCACGCTGGTGCGGGCGAACTGCAGCTTCAAGAGCATCGAGCCGATCACGGTGACGCGGTCGCCGAAGCAATACCGCAAGCATGTGGCGAAGGAGAACCCGGACACGGCTGAACCCGCGCCGGCGGAAGCACCCGCCGATCGCACGAGCCCGCCGACTGCGGGTGCGGGTGATGGCGGCCGCAACCCGTCGCAACGTGAGGCCGGGACGATGAAGCCAGCGCAGCAGAATCGAAACGAGTGCCACCCTCGCAGAGCCCACCCAGCCGGGGCTGTCCGCCCACGAGCGGACCGCTCTCCACTGCTCTCCACTGCTCGTCACTGA
- a CDS encoding IS5 family transposase → MDLTDEQWTLVEPLIPKPKVRADGRGRPWCDVRQVLNGILWILRTGARWRDVPDRYPSLATCHRRHQERSRTGVFNRILTALAEDLRSRGKLDLTECFVDATLGGGEKRELCVGPTKRGKGSKIMAVADRSGLPVAIDVASASPAEVTLVKSILDAGFLPDAPHWLIGDKAYDSDALAEDLAEEGIELIAPNRSNRKVKTQDGHPLRRYKRRWKVERLFAWLQNFRRILTRHDRNVLNYLGFVLLG, encoded by the coding sequence ATGGACCTGACCGACGAACAGTGGACGCTCGTCGAACCGTTGATTCCGAAGCCGAAGGTTCGCGCCGATGGGCGCGGACGCCCGTGGTGCGATGTCCGGCAGGTGTTGAACGGGATCCTCTGGATCCTCCGCACAGGGGCGCGCTGGCGCGACGTGCCCGACCGGTATCCGTCCCTCGCGACTTGCCACCGACGGCACCAGGAGAGGTCGCGCACGGGCGTCTTCAACCGCATCCTCACAGCACTGGCGGAAGATCTGCGAAGTCGCGGCAAGCTCGACCTCACGGAGTGCTTCGTCGACGCCACCTTAGGTGGTGGCGAAAAAAGGGAGCTTTGCGTGGGCCCCACTAAACGGGGCAAAGGTTCGAAGATCATGGCAGTGGCAGACCGCTCTGGTCTTCCTGTCGCGATCGACGTGGCCAGTGCTTCGCCAGCTGAGGTCACGCTGGTGAAGTCGATCCTCGATGCCGGCTTCCTCCCCGACGCGCCGCATTGGCTCATCGGTGACAAAGCCTACGACAGCGACGCGCTCGCGGAGGACCTCGCCGAAGAAGGCATCGAGTTGATCGCACCGAACCGCAGCAACCGGAAGGTCAAAACCCAGGACGGCCACCCGCTGCGCCGATACAAGCGACGCTGGAAGGTCGAGCGCCTGTTCGCTTGGTTGCAGAACTTCCGTCGCATCCTGACGCGGCATGATCGCAACGTCCTCAACTACCTCGGGTTCGTGCTGCTCGGCTGA